TATCTGTTGGTAAAAGCTCTTCAATCTCAACTTTCATATTAGAGCTAGGTATTTCCTTCTTCAATCCATACTCATTAACCACGACATCCACAATAAATGTAGCACAAACTGGCCGGTGGTCAGAAAAACGGGACTCTCCACGTATGTATGATAGTTGTCTAATCCCATTTCCATGCCATAGTATTCTATCACACCTGCATATTCGAACTAGTCAGATGATATGTTAAATGTTAAGATTGAGTTCCATAAGTATATTCTTCTAAGCAGCATACCAAGCTGGTGTTCTCCTTTTCTTCTTTGATGTTTTCATCTCGCCAAAATAAGTGTCCGAGTTGTAGAAGTATTTGTAAGTCGGCGCAAAGTAAATTTTTCCTTCTTTCCATCCTTTGAATACTCTCCCTGCTTCTCTTTCAATCTTGAGCTATAACAGCACATAAACACTAATGAGTGCAAAACGTAAGGAAAGCGGAAAGTTGACGCTGGTTACATCAGAGAAAAGAGATAATATTCAAGTGTGACACAGTTTTCAGGTAGCAAAGTTGGTAAATTATATAACCTTTTCTTTCTTTTTTTTTGAAAACATATAACCTGTTAAAATAACGGAAATGCAAGTGTTCATTTCAAACAAAAAAAATTTAGAATTTGGTGCTGATAGTGAAAGCAAACATTTCCATTTGTCATTTATGATAGATAACTGGAATGAAAGTGGATGTATAATAGAAAAAAGACAGCCTGGGTTGAGTTTCCATTATTTGAAACAATCATCAAGCACCATCAAGCCTTTTATTCTTTCTGTGAGCCTAATATTTTATATCTAATCGCATTGAGCAATATGGTATATAAGCAGTCCAAAATTATTATCTTATTCTATTGTGCTAAAGTCAAATACCTGATCTTTATCAAGAAGCGTATCCCAGTCATTGTCGACTAAAAGTTTCCGGGTTTCAGAGTAGCTCAATGCAATGCGGTAGTTCAAGTCCCCTAACCATATGACCTGGCTAGAGCCATTACATAAAGGATTATTCAGAAAATAAGTGACCATAAATGTGAGAAAACCTGATGCATTATAGAAATAGAATATAAAGCAAGTGTGATTCTTTAATAATAAGTTTCAAATATACTCACTCATGGTCTAGGATTTTATCTGGAACCCTACTATAAGCTGTTCTGCAAATCTTAGGAAACTGTGTATTCTTAAGAATCTCTAAGACATCCATATTTCTCCTAAGCTCATCCCCCTCTTTCTCTCCGGATGCCAAGTGACTGCAGACGAAACAAAAGGTTGTCTGATGGAATAGAAAGCTGACCGAAATACAACCCTGCAACAAGTGAACCAAGATCATAAATATACAAGGGTGCAGTACAAATTCTGATTATATATTTCAAACATATATAACTGGCACATGCTTAACTCTAGTATTGTAAATTTAGGAATACCTTGTTTCCAAGACAGCCCATGATGCCACGACTAATGCAGGAGATTCTCAAGTGACTAACATATTGTACACACTCCTTCCTTGCCCAAAGAGTAACAAAAATGCCTACCATTTGCTTACTTGCTACAAGGCTATACTTCATCTGGCTGGTAGTAGAAGAAATGGACATTTCTGAGATATCAAAGCCATTAGATCCCTCTTCATCTGGTTCAGAAGACAAATCATCTTCATTTATATTTGGTTGTTGGCATCGAAAACAGAAATCTTTACTATGCTTCCTTTCTAGTTCATAAGTGCAGTTGCAACTCTTCAGCTTTCTCTTGCTCTCTGTTCGAAAAGACTTGCTGACCTTTTTGAGGGACGGTTTTGAGAAAAACAATGAACCACCAAGGCTCGCTGTAAGTCTTGAAGATCCATTTGTTGATTTATTCAGCGACTGATTGATTAAAGCAAGCCATTTTGCAGCAGGTTCATTATCTTCTAGAACTAACACGTTTCCAGCATTTAAAGGAACAATTTCCTGAA
Above is a window of Fragaria vesca subsp. vesca linkage group LG7, FraVesHawaii_1.0, whole genome shotgun sequence DNA encoding:
- the LOC101292927 gene encoding type I inositol 1,4,5-trisphosphate 5-phosphatase CVP2-like, yielding MTVENQDLKKKSFIHKIFTMKDREVIGSSDFPEIQSDPVLDSQSISGTGGQMPVGRDVQSFRVFVATWNVGGKSPHSSLNLDDFLQVNNPADIYVLGFQEIVPLNAGNVLVLEDNEPAAKWLALINQSLNKSTNGSSRLTASLGGSLFFSKPSLKKVSKSFRTESKRKLKSCNCTYELERKHSKDFCFRCQQPNINEDDLSSEPDEEGSNGFDISEMSISSTTSQMKYSLVASKQMVGIFVTLWARKECVQYVSHLRISCISRGIMGCLGNKGCISVSFLFHQTTFCFVCSHLASGEKEGDELRRNMDVLEILKNTQFPKICRTAYSRVPDKILDHDQVIWLGDLNYRIALSYSETRKLLVDNDWDTLLDKDQLKIEREAGRVFKGWKEGKIYFAPTYKYFYNSDTYFGEMKTSKKKRRTPAWCDRILWHGNGIRQLSYIRGESRFSDHRPVCATFIVDVVVNEYGLKKEIPSSNMKVEIEELLPTDNRYLRNLY